The segment taataattcgataaaataaataaaaatatattatatatatatatatatatatatatatataaaaaaataatcttaatgttgtaaaatattatatattataatatattatccaTTCTGTTTAACATTttctataaataaaaaaaaacatacatataatatattataatatatatatataatataatttttttttcatatatgcattaaatataaaatccAAATGTAACACTAGGGCAAGGGTcagtatatatatttataataattataatatttattttatatatatattaaaatatattaatatatatttttttttttctataaatatagttgtcacaattattttatatttaaaaaaaaaaaaagaaaaaaaaaaaaaacgttggaacattattatattttctctATTTTAAGATATATGCTAAAAAATgagataataaaaataaaacactaatataaatatattatatatatatatatatattataatattatgaataaaaaaaatgattttattttatattttacaaaatgaatgaaaaaaaaaaaaaaaaatcctcatttaaaaaatataactttttttttttcttttattaatttataaaaatattaactgagtttgattataatatattattaaatatatatttagtccaaatatcttcataataataaataaaatatatatatatatatatatttttttttttttttttttttttttatttttttttttatgatatatttataatgaCGACGTctacatataataatcgTTCGGCTCAAATACAAAATgacaaaaacaaaaataataacatagTTAATTATAATAGTTGTAGCCACTTGTTTAGTTTAAAAAGTGAAGAAGATGGTTACGACAAAACGAGGCTTATCATAAAGAATATCCCCAAGTATATGAATGAAATTGATTTAAAGAAAcattttttcaaaatgaaagatcataatataaatttccAAATTAcagatataaaaataatgaaaagaaagaaaataataaagaataaagAACATTATGAATCACGAAGAATATGTTTTATCGGATTTcttaataattatcattgtgaatgttttaaaaagttttttaataatacatatattaatacaagtaaaataattatagaAGATGCTATTTCTCCATCCGCTTTAAAAtctaataatttaaaatttaacAATTCACATTTTCATAATCTTAACAATGTTCCTAAAGATATAcaaaagataaaaataaaacaaaaagataatgataaagataaaaataaaggaaaaTCTATACAAATTGTTAAAGAACAAAATTGCATAAACAAAACTGTTCAagttaaaaaaacaaaagcCGGAATGAATAGTACTAGAACACATGTAATTTATATGGATGAAGATAATCCACATATCCTTCCATCAGTCCAAGACCTACCAAATCATAATTctgaaataaaaaaaaaaaaaaaaaaaaaaaaacaacaagaagaaaaacataacatgataaatgaagataataataccCAATGTAATAAAAACCATACCAGTGatcataaaaatgatgaacaaattattaaatCTAGTGAACTTTTATTAGATGATGCATCTAATACGCATTCAAATAACGAAGATAATGCTCTTGAATGGTTAAAGGAAATTTcaaaaaaggaaaaaaaaaaagatgaatCATTAGATATTGTTccaaatataaaaaatcataACATTGAACATGTTGAAAATGTGGATAAGAATGATATGACCATTAATATGGATACCACAAAAAATGATACTACATACGAGTTAGATATTCAAAGTGAATCTGAAGAAATGAACACTGGAAAgttaattatttttaatctACCGCCAGTAGATGTACAAGATATAAAATCCTTATGTGAAAGATATGGTCCGATAGTAGATGtaaatgtttttaaaaaaaaatctaCTAAAGCAGATActcaaatatatttgaatgAAAAAAGTAAAACTAAATCGAGTGatgatttttttatcaaattgttaaaaggaaatacatcaaataataatagtaataatagtaataataaaaataaagatgaaGATTACAAGAAAAACAATGATAATAATTGCTTAATTATAGACCAAAGTAAAGATGAAGAACATAGTAATAATCATAAATGTAATAAGAACATGTTATACAACGATTTAACAAACGTAAACGTTTATGCTTTTGTAAATTTTATGTTTCCGAGTTCATGTGAGAAAGCAAAAATACATctagataataaaatatatagagGTAAAATATTAACCGCTAAATATTGCaaagaaaagaatataactaattataaagaaaatatagaaaacataaatgaaaaaaatatttttattaaattatcaaATGATTGTAAGAGTTcttacaaaaaaatattagaaatacaaaaaaaaaaatcctgtcaaaatgaaaacatgtggaatatattatataccgatattaatacaagtattaataatttttgtaaGGAAAATAATTGTTCCGTGGAGTCTGTATTAAATATACGAGATAAGAATATTGCAGTCAACGTTTCTTTAACagaaacatatattattaataaaataaagacatggataaaaaaagaagggATATATCTAGATGCTTTTGaacaaatatatgtaaaaaccaaaaaaaatgaagatgaaaaagatataacaaaaataaacagtaataataaaaatgaaaatttagaaaacaataataatacatctaatgaaattaataaaGATGATAAAGAAATTGTAAAATATAGACGAAGTGATGATaccataataattaaaaatttatctatatatacaaatcaaaatgatattataaatttatttaaacaATATGGTACTTTAAAAAGAGTTAGTTTTTCTccttataataatatttgtattatacAATATGAAAACGCGGATAATGCTAAAAAAGCTTTCATATCAAATTCTTAtataagatataaaaagttACCTTTATATTTGGAGTGGGCTCCATTAAACTTATTTGTAAAACAGAAGGATATAGAAGATGCAAGTAATTACAGTATGAATGATAAGAGTACAATAAAGAGGGAGGAAACAAATGAGCATGATGTTACAAGGAATACAGACCAGTATGATCATAAAAATGGTGacacaaataataataataataatatcaataataataataatattaataaaaatgggGATTCCCGTGATGATGGTGATGATggtgatgatgatgatgatggGGACGGTGATGAGGATGATGATGAGGATGATGAATATGGAGAAGGCACACACGCAAGTATTTAcataaagaatataaacTTTAATACTAAAGAAGAGAATTTAAAAGatttatttgaaaaaatgGAAGGTTTTATAACATGTAATATTGTTAAGAGTAAAAAAGTTATTTTACAAAAAGATAAAgaatcaaataaaatatctaATCAATATAATACTGTATCATCAGGTTATGGATTTGCtgaatttaaaaataaagaattagCTATTGAGGCTATAAAAAGATTAACAGGTACACGTTTAAATGATCATGTATTAGAAATGAGTTTATCTCATAATCgaataagaaaaaaaaaaaatatgaaccaaacaaaaaatgaggatgaaaaattagtccttaaaaacaaaaaacaAGTAACTAAAAAACTTGTTGTAAAAAATCTAGCCTTTCAAgtaaataaagaagaattaagaaaattattttcagCTTTTGGAAATGTAAAAAGTGTAAGGATACCAAAGAATGTATATAATCGTAGTAGAGGTTATGCATTTATTGAATTTATGTCTAAGAAAGAATGCTGTAATGCTATCGAATCTTTACAACATACACATTTATATGGAAGACATTTAATAATAGACTTTGCTGatgattttatttttgataaaaatgtagatgaatatgataaattaaaagaattaaataaccaacaaaataaagatattataACATCCGAACAAGCTAAAAGAAAATCAATATATGAATCTCAAAAGAGCAAACAAGTAAGTGAATCCAAAAAAAGAAGGCTCACATCAAATTTGAAATCGATATAGCATATACACTGCactttataaattttatcTACTTTTTCTCatgtacaaaaaaatacatatatataatacataatatttatataaatatatttttatctttttttttttttttctttatataataattttttttttgtaaaaagAGATGgattttaaaataaaataaaataaaatagtatatatatatacatatatatattatattatatttatttatttaaaaaataaaaatcaactttaatttttaaaaaatattataataattaaaaaaatgaaatgtcatataatatatatatatatatatatatatatatatatatttatttatttatttatttatttatattatatttcattttgatattccaaaatatataatcaaaattatacgcacatatatatatatatatatatatatatattatatgacATTTCCATTTGTTTAATTTTCTCTATACGTTAAATAATTGAAGtccaaaaaatataatattttatgtgtattatttttttttttggcTTATCTTGTTCAgattaattaaaatatataaaaaaataaaataaagcAAATCAtagcaaaaaaaaaaaaaaaaaaaacaatataataaaataaaatgaaacaATGGAAcatgttattatttattacaatgatatataaatattaatataattctaaattataataacatttaatatatatatatatatatatatatatatatatatatatatatatatattatatgtttatatatttatattaatatatacttatactttgaggaaaaagaagaaacaaaatattattattttatattaattgattttattttatattatatagatatctatatatattacatgtAATATAGTTTATTATGAactataataaaatttcactttatataataattttttgtttttccttatccttttttcacacatttattgttataaaaaagtttaatatatattctaaaCATCTATTTCCTCAGACCTATAACACATACACACATAATATATcgaaaaagaaaaaaaaaaaatgtacatataatattaattattattattattcttcCTTACCGTATGTAGAGGATTTTAATATTGCAAGGGACAAAAAATGTGCCTTctcaatatattatatgaaccATAAAAgtgaacaaaaaaatgatcaaaaaaatgatcaaataaatgaacaaaaaaatgaacaaataaatgaacaaataaatgaacaaacaaatgaacaaataaatgatcaaacaaatgaacaaataaatgaacaaataaataacaatGTGTCGAATATAACCAATGTTGACCATATAAGAGAAAACCAAGATCATAACATATTTAGAGATtgtaataaaatgatagagccaaaaaaaaaaaaaaaaaaaaatattaaaatgaataaaataagaataaaagtaatgaaagaaaataaaatgaaaaataaaaaattgatgaaaaaaaaaaatacatttaatataaatcaaTATAGTACATCAAATGGTAACAATATGATCAAGGAGggaaaaaaagaacaaaaacaatatgatgatgaaaaaggtcaagatgatgatgatgaaaaaggtcaagatgatgatgatgaaaaaggtcaagatgatgatgatgacgAAAAAGGTCaagatgatgatgatgatgaaaaagGTCATGATGATGACGACGAAAAAGTTCatgatgatgatgacgAAAAAGGTCATGATGATGATAACGATAACCATAAcgataattattatgatcaAAATGAATTTATTCACATTTCATCTAATAAGGATTCTAAACAAACACTTATTTCAAACGCACaacaaataaatgataattacatttatgataaagaaaaaaggtcctcaaatgtatatatcgctaataatataatacaaaacAAGAGTAATAAGGAAGATATTCAAATTGATGATGTACAGActgaagaaaataaaaagaataaaaaaaagaaagatgttgaattaaatataatcaGGAATTTACCATTAATATCAATTATTGGTAGACCTAATGTTGGTAAGTCTACCATTTTTAATCGACTAACGCGAAAATATCAAGATGGTAGTATTGTTTTAGATGTTAGTAGTACGAGAGATAAACTTTATGGAGAAGTTGAGTGGGAAGGATATAAATTTGAACTTGTAGATACAGGAGGTTTAGTTTTTGAAGAAGAAAAGTTTTCAAAAGAAATAAAGGATCAAATTCTTATGGCTCTAAAAGAATCATCAGTTGTTATTTTTGTCGTTGATGGTATACATGGTGTGGACCCACGAGATATCGAAATTTGTCGttttttaagaaaatatatacttttgAAACATCCACAAGgagaaaatataaataaaaaggaacaACAAATGGTAAATTCAACTGCACAGGTtaatacacatataaaagagttacataataataataataataataataataaagaagaagaaatagAAAGATATGACACAATTAATCAGTGTCATACAAAGAATAGTATAAAGAAAGAAACATCTAATAGTACACATAAGAATGTTAAGATTTATCCTAAAGATGAGTATAAGAAATTACCTCTAAAAGTTATATTATGTGTTAATAAATGTGAATCTTATAAAGATGGTTTTTATAAAGCACAAGAATTTTGGTCCCTTGGATTTGGTAACCCTTTTCCATGTAGTGGGATCCATGGAAATGGTCTTTCAGAAATTCTAGATGAATGTATTAAACATATagagaaaataaaaataaatgaagaacatgatgatataaatgaagaaaatacTATAAATATTAGTTTTATAGGCAAACCGAATACGGGCAAATCAAGTatattaaacaaaatattaaattgtAATCGTTTTATCGTTTCTCCATTAGCTGGGACAACCGTAGATTCTATTGATGTTCTtgtaaaattaaaacaaaGTGATCGTATATATCGACTTATTGATACGGCAGGAATAcagaaaagaaaaaaaaatgtaccatttaataataaaactaAATATGAATATCTATTATATAATCGAACAGAAAAAGCTATAAAAAGAAGTGATGTATGTATTCTTGTAATAGATTCATTTAATGGTATTAGTACTcaagatataaatattgcTAGAAAAATTGTacaagaaaataaaagttGTATTATTTGTTGTAATAAATGGGATctcatatataataaaaatgatatttttaatgataCCAAAAATTATGTTCTAAATCTACTAAAACCTATAGACTTTTCTAATATAATCTTCATTTCGGCTAAAACCTCACAAAGGttattaaacatatttCATCTTGCTGAagaaacatataaaaattatacaaaacGTGTTAATACTAATACTCTTAATGAAATCATAAAAGAAGCATTACTCCTAAGACCACCCATACctattaaaaataaatcattaaatatatattatgcTTTCCAGTCAAATATTAAACCACCAAGTTTTATCTTCTTCTGTAATTCAGAAAAATCAGTATACGCTAActatacaaaatatttagaaaataaaatacgAGAAGCATTCGACATTAAAGGTACACCTATCAAAATTTATtacaaacaaaaaaaattaagaaaaattattaacaAAGATAAAACACCTGACAAATATAATCTCGACATACATGCcattcaaaaaaattttgaaaaaatcCAATCTATAAGAAAAAcatgattatataaacatataaatataaatataaatataaataaaaatatatattgttccgcacattaaaaaattataataagtatatatatatatatatatatatatatatatatttttttttttttttcctccTTTTTGAGTTGgcttaaaaatattttttttaaaaattattttttttttatttttattttgtttttttatttatttttttttttttgtataaacataaacaaataatgaaaaattaaaaaaatataatataaaaaataaaaatattatgtctatatgtttttttttatgtacaACGCTGAACATATGCGGATGTTTgcaatattatttataaaaataaaaaaaaaataaaataaaaaaaaataaaaaaaaataaaataaaa is part of the Plasmodium reichenowi strain SY57 chromosome 12, whole genome shotgun sequence genome and harbors:
- a CDS encoding snoRNA-associated small subunit rRNA processing protein, putative, with translation MTTSTYNNRSAQIQNDKNKNNNIVNYNSCSHLFSLKSEEDGYDKTRLIIKNIPKYMNEIDLKKHFFKMKDHNINFQITDIKIMKRKKIIKNKEHYESRRICFIGFLNNYHCECFKKFFNNTYINTSKIIIEDAISPSALKSNNLKFNNSHFHNLNNVPKDIQKIKIKQKDNDKDKNKGKSIQIVKEQNCINKTVQVKKTKAGMNSTRTHVIYMDEDNPHILPSVQDLPNHNSEIKKKKKKKKQQEEKHNMINEDNNTQCNKNHTSDHKNDEQIIKSSELLLDDASNTHSNNEDNALEWLKEISKKEKKKDESLDIVPNIKNHNIEHVENVDKNDMTINMDTTKNDTTYELDIQSESEEMNTGKLIIFNLPPVDVQDIKSLCERYGPIVDVNVFKKKSTKADTQIYLNEKSKTKSSDDFFIKLLKGNTSNNNSNNSNNKNKDEDYKKNNDNNCLIIDQSKDEEHSNNHKCNKNMLYNDLTNVNVYAFVNFMFPSSCEKAKIHLDNKIYRGKILTAKYCKEKNITNYKENIENINEKNIFIKLSNDCKSSYKKILEIQKKKSCQNENMWNILYTDINTSINNFCKENNCSVESVLNIRDKNIAVNVSLTETYIINKIKTWIKKEGIYLDAFEQIYVKTKKNEDEKDITKINSNNKNENLENNNNTSNEINKDDKEIVKYRRSDDTIIIKNLSIYTNQNDIINLFKQYGTLKRVSFSPYNNICIIQYENADNAKKAFISNSYIRYKKLPLYLEWAPLNLFVKQKDIEDASNYSMNDKSTIKREETNEHDVTRNTDQYDHKNGDTNNNNNNINNNNNINKNGDSRDDGDDGDDDDDGDGDEDDDEDDEYGEGTHASIYIKNINFNTKEENLKDLFEKMEGFITCNIVKSKKVILQKDKESNKISNQYNTVSSGYGFAEFKNKELAIEAIKRLTGTRLNDHVLEMSLSHNRIRKKKNMNQTKNEDEKLVLKNKKQVTKKLVVKNLAFQVNKEELRKLFSAFGNVKSVRIPKNVYNRSRGYAFIEFMSKKECCNAIESLQHTHLYGRHLIIDFADDFIFDKNVDEYDKLKELNNQQNKDIITSEQAKRKSIYESQKSKQVSESKKRRLTSNLKSI
- a CDS encoding GTP-binding protein, putative; this translates as MNYNKISLYIIIFCFSLSFFHTFIVIKKFNIYSKHLFPQTYNTYTHNISKKKKKKCTYNINYYYYSSLPYVEDFNIARDKKCAFSIYYMNHKSEQKNDQKNDQINEQKNEQINEQINEQTNEQINDQTNEQINEQINNNVSNITNVDHIRENQDHNIFRDCNKMIEPKKKKKKNIKMNKIRIKVMKENKMKNKKLMKKKNTFNINQYSTSNGNNMIKEGKKEQKQYDDEKGQDDDDEKGQDDDDEKGQDDDDDEKGQDDDDDEKGHDDDDEKVHDDDDEKGHDDDNDNHNDNYYDQNEFIHISSNKDSKQTLISNAQQINDNYIYDKEKRSSNVYIANNIIQNKSNKEDIQIDDVQTEENKKNKKKKDVELNIIRNLPLISIIGRPNVGKSTIFNRLTRKYQDGSIVLDVSSTRDKLYGEVEWEGYKFELVDTGGLVFEEEKFSKEIKDQILMALKESSVVIFVVDGIHGVDPRDIEICRFLRKYILLKHPQGENINKKEQQMVNSTAQVNTHIKELHNNNNNNNNKEEEIERYDTINQCHTKNSIKKETSNSTHKNVKIYPKDEYKKLPLKVILCVNKCESYKDGFYKAQEFWSLGFGNPFPCSGIHGNGLSEILDECIKHIEKIKINEEHDDINEENTINISFIGKPNTGKSSILNKILNCNRFIVSPLAGTTVDSIDVLVKLKQSDRIYRLIDTAGIQKRKKNVPFNNKTKYEYLLYNRTEKAIKRSDVCILVIDSFNGISTQDINIARKIVQENKSCIICCNKWDLIYNKNDIFNDTKNYVLNLLKPIDFSNIIFISAKTSQRLLNIFHLAEETYKNYTKRVNTNTLNEIIKEALLLRPPIPIKNKSLNIYYAFQSNIKPPSFIFFCNSEKSVYANYTKYLENKIREAFDIKGTPIKIYYKQKKLRKIINKDKTPDKYNLDIHAIQKNFEKIQSIRKT